Proteins encoded by one window of Pyxidicoccus trucidator:
- a CDS encoding SCO family protein, with product MKPHALPSRWMLAAALVFATPVLAAEVSVPTPPPAAAKPASLDVEVPDVELVDQTGRKVRLWTDLVRGHTVAINFIFTRCKTICTPMTATMARVQKDLGPKNDVRFISITLDVANDTPERMAKFAEPFKPGPGWSFLTGEPAKVKEALVALGGYVPDKEAHRPTVLVGNAVADSWTRVDGLGSPSRILEAIREAQAASAAPAELGSAASDSAAQDAAAAKYFTNTELVDQHGKTHRFYEDLVRGRKVLINFAFTSCKGACSPITKHLAEVQEKLGGRVGKDITMITLSVDPANDTPKSLGTFAKKFGVKKGWYFLTGSRENITLVLKKLGGYVDNPDAHNTTLLIGDSATGMWVKSPAMAQVDNIVHAVEHLNDPK from the coding sequence ATGAAGCCGCACGCCCTTCCCTCTCGCTGGATGCTGGCCGCCGCGCTGGTGTTCGCCACGCCCGTGCTCGCCGCGGAGGTCTCCGTCCCCACGCCCCCACCGGCGGCCGCGAAGCCCGCGTCCCTGGACGTGGAGGTGCCGGACGTGGAGCTGGTGGACCAGACGGGCCGCAAGGTGCGGCTGTGGACGGACCTGGTCCGCGGACACACCGTGGCCATCAACTTCATCTTCACGCGGTGCAAGACCATCTGCACGCCCATGACGGCGACGATGGCGCGCGTGCAGAAGGACCTGGGCCCGAAGAACGACGTGCGCTTCATCTCCATCACCCTGGACGTGGCCAACGACACGCCGGAGCGGATGGCGAAGTTCGCCGAGCCCTTCAAGCCCGGACCCGGCTGGTCCTTCCTCACCGGCGAGCCAGCGAAGGTGAAGGAGGCCCTGGTGGCCCTGGGTGGCTACGTGCCCGACAAGGAAGCGCACCGTCCCACCGTGCTCGTGGGCAACGCGGTGGCGGACTCGTGGACCCGCGTGGACGGGCTGGGTAGCCCGTCCCGCATCCTGGAGGCCATCCGCGAGGCGCAGGCCGCGTCCGCGGCTCCGGCCGAGCTGGGCTCGGCGGCCAGTGACTCCGCCGCCCAGGACGCGGCCGCCGCGAAGTACTTCACCAACACGGAGCTGGTGGACCAGCACGGCAAGACGCACCGCTTCTACGAGGACCTGGTGCGCGGCCGGAAGGTGCTCATCAACTTCGCCTTCACCTCGTGCAAGGGGGCGTGCTCGCCGATCACGAAGCACCTGGCCGAGGTGCAGGAGAAGCTGGGCGGCCGCGTGGGCAAGGACATCACGATGATCACCCTCTCCGTGGACCCGGCCAACGACACTCCGAAGAGCCTGGGCACGTTCGCGAAGAAGTTCGGCGTGAAGAAGGGGTGGTACTTCCTCACCGGCTCGCGGGAGAACATCACCCTCGTGCTGAAGAAGCTGGGCGGGTACGTGGACAACCCCGACGCGCACAACACCACGCTGCTCATCGGGGATTCAGCCACGGGCATGTGGGTGAAGTCTCCCGCCATGGCGCAGGTGGATAACATCGTCCACGCGGTGGAACACCTGAACGATCCGAAGTGA
- a CDS encoding copper oxidase, translating into MNRRKDRGTLSEGRRTPALGRSVLAAVLTSALACQPDAAGGAAAPGYQPISPPNTEQVEASAQPLTAPTCARTVTAEVVALDQVYTYNRLGSYNPTGMVYALREDVEAISTSKPIGPGNARLKVSKRPRPLALRANVGDCLNVKFTNWLAPTRSMIPSPSQSQPGPSRAGGSTSISFLQKALPTWVWDLTYDPVLSLINNKAVGGRWFFPNQELEFESDHKDDSPATRHASLHIQGLQYVNMASDGANVGFNGSSLVAPGNSIDQTWYADHEGTFFFYSMGASFGGQGDGGSTAQGLFGAVNVEPQGSKWYRSKVSNAVLKAVTTGSNPDGTPRINYELADSTGRPHLAILDGSNRIRHGDLEAIITGYRSTVMQTNTSKDQGHFREITAIYHDEIKAVQAFDELEWNPTFHSVRDGFGINYGVAGLGAELLANRAKIGPTKDCVTCEYEEFFLESWANGDPAMNVEKDASGKAVEALYPDDPSNVHHSYLSDPVRIRNIHAGPAETHVFHLHAHQWKYSPGVNDSNYLDSQTIGPASAFTYDINFGGSGNRNLTAGDSIHHCHLYPHFAQGMWALWRVHDVFEAGTKDRMLPDAEISGGTPNPAVIPIPQRAMPPMPTYAATVVSTPSGNMTRPAFPGFPFYIAGLAGRRAPQAPLDLEYDGGLPRHIVTRAVGPVTYGNDGRFDVDPSALNIKLLPQNGTAMEQAAMSFHAGTFPNAAAAVTYHGDAARSYPAYTPSGASGRFLINGRPAVAGAPFADPCPTGVPMRNYRAAYLQVAIQNMNRAGWHDPQGRLMVLNEDVAATQDGKRPPEPFFFRAASNDCINFYATNIIPAHLNPDDFQIYTPTDIIGQHIHLVKFDVTASDGAGNGWNYEDGTLSADTVEHRIHLANAAGGAFAVDGNVGETGPRTLLTIPATHPRIPRAPPTAQTTVQRWWADPLGTTSTGKQHTLETVFTHDHFGPSSHQQHGFYGALIVEEPGSKWKDPKSGVYFGSRVADGGPTSWRANIITANPANSFREFALAFADYVPYYDECGKPVNPPNYKEEKLPIAIGFGSTPMPEAISAADPGAMTVNYYNEPIPLRISQRYSCSDRAQYTDWRGDMANVFRSDVHGDPYTPLLEGYVGDKVRIRLIQGSEEEQHSFSLHGNKWLKEMYDPHSGFYNGQAIGISEHFEFDLSAGMPQIVGPYETADYMYMSASNGDLWNGMWGIMRTYKRKQIGTRSLADVALLAADKRPKLQPPDAQARELTAYPPVLLEELPAEAGLEQLSEQDEVVQKSYEVDESGKELEPRTVEHLMADREAMMKVDADLVTKYELAGWFGIKPVLVDSCPKGSPVRTYRVSAIDAKNWLPNKRLVYNDEYAIYDPDAIIFAQDAHLVPLRDGKRRPEPLILRARAGECVQVSLTNRLPSTPLPKTDIWAHHSAITENFNVNQVRMSNRVSLHPQLVSYDVNTDDGATVGLNAVQTVAPGKTRVYRWYAGEFKSSPKGSPFPLGKVTGMEFGIVNLRNMADVINHGMHGAIGALIIEPTNSAWTTDSGTEAQARVTYTRPDGSQETFREFVNLFQDDLGLQSDNSKFWDTDGLNSGRSLRNTAGIDDSQDTGQKAFNYRTEPLWARLGVPPQTSPEDINNYDLRDILSSAVYGDPATPIFTVNAGEPLRWRFGHPSGHSRQHAISLHGAEWRRNPWAAGAQSRVMGPNASSPIIATQGGASVMQSYNIIPEYGAGGAYGVKGDYLYRDHASFLWSGGGLWGVYRVK; encoded by the coding sequence GTGAATCGACGCAAGGACAGGGGCACCCTGTCCGAAGGCAGGCGCACGCCCGCGCTCGGCCGTTCCGTGCTGGCGGCGGTGCTGACCTCGGCCCTCGCCTGCCAGCCAGACGCCGCGGGCGGAGCAGCCGCGCCCGGCTACCAGCCCATCAGCCCTCCCAACACCGAGCAGGTGGAGGCCTCGGCCCAGCCGCTCACCGCGCCGACCTGCGCACGCACCGTCACCGCGGAGGTGGTGGCCCTGGACCAGGTCTACACCTACAACCGGCTCGGCTCTTACAACCCCACGGGCATGGTGTATGCCCTTCGTGAGGACGTGGAGGCCATCTCCACGAGCAAGCCCATTGGCCCGGGCAACGCGCGCCTGAAGGTGAGCAAGCGCCCCCGCCCGCTGGCGCTGCGCGCCAACGTGGGCGACTGCCTCAACGTGAAGTTCACCAACTGGCTGGCGCCCACGCGCTCGATGATTCCCAGCCCCAGCCAGTCGCAGCCCGGCCCCAGCAGGGCGGGAGGCTCCACCTCCATCAGCTTCCTGCAGAAGGCCCTGCCCACCTGGGTGTGGGACCTGACGTATGACCCGGTCCTCTCCCTCATCAACAACAAGGCCGTGGGCGGCCGGTGGTTCTTCCCGAACCAGGAGCTGGAGTTCGAGAGCGACCACAAGGACGACTCCCCCGCCACGCGCCATGCGTCGCTCCACATCCAGGGCCTGCAGTACGTCAACATGGCCTCGGACGGCGCCAACGTGGGCTTCAATGGCAGCAGCCTCGTGGCCCCCGGCAACAGCATTGACCAGACGTGGTACGCGGACCACGAGGGCACCTTCTTCTTCTACAGCATGGGCGCCTCGTTCGGCGGCCAGGGCGACGGAGGCTCCACCGCGCAGGGCCTCTTCGGCGCCGTCAACGTGGAGCCCCAGGGCAGCAAGTGGTACCGCTCCAAGGTGAGCAACGCGGTGCTCAAGGCCGTCACCACCGGCTCCAACCCGGACGGCACCCCGCGCATCAACTACGAGCTGGCGGACTCCACCGGCCGGCCGCACCTGGCCATCCTCGACGGCAGCAACCGCATCCGCCACGGAGACCTGGAGGCCATCATCACCGGCTACCGCTCCACGGTGATGCAGACGAACACGTCCAAGGACCAGGGGCACTTCCGCGAAATCACCGCCATCTACCACGACGAAATCAAGGCGGTTCAGGCCTTCGACGAGCTGGAGTGGAACCCCACCTTCCACAGCGTGCGCGACGGCTTCGGCATCAACTACGGCGTGGCCGGCCTGGGCGCGGAGCTGCTCGCCAACCGCGCGAAGATTGGCCCCACCAAGGACTGCGTCACCTGCGAGTACGAGGAGTTCTTCCTCGAGTCCTGGGCCAACGGCGACCCTGCGATGAACGTGGAGAAGGACGCCAGCGGCAAGGCCGTGGAGGCGCTCTACCCGGATGACCCGTCCAACGTGCACCACAGCTACCTGAGCGACCCGGTGCGCATCCGCAACATCCACGCGGGCCCCGCGGAGACGCACGTCTTCCACCTCCACGCCCACCAGTGGAAGTACTCGCCGGGCGTCAACGACTCCAACTACCTGGACTCGCAGACCATCGGCCCGGCCTCCGCCTTCACCTACGACATCAACTTCGGTGGCTCCGGCAACCGCAACCTCACCGCGGGCGACTCCATCCACCACTGCCACCTGTACCCGCACTTCGCCCAGGGCATGTGGGCCCTCTGGCGCGTCCATGACGTGTTCGAGGCGGGCACCAAGGACCGCATGCTGCCGGACGCGGAGATTTCCGGCGGCACGCCCAACCCGGCCGTCATCCCCATTCCCCAGCGGGCCATGCCGCCCATGCCCACGTACGCGGCCACCGTGGTCAGCACGCCGTCCGGCAACATGACGCGGCCCGCCTTCCCCGGCTTCCCCTTCTACATCGCCGGCCTGGCCGGCCGACGCGCGCCCCAGGCGCCGCTGGACCTGGAGTACGACGGCGGGCTGCCGCGCCACATCGTCACGCGCGCGGTGGGTCCGGTGACGTACGGCAACGACGGCCGCTTCGACGTGGACCCCTCCGCGCTCAACATCAAGCTGCTGCCCCAGAACGGCACGGCGATGGAGCAGGCGGCCATGTCCTTCCACGCGGGCACCTTCCCCAACGCCGCGGCGGCGGTCACCTACCACGGCGACGCGGCGAGGTCCTACCCGGCCTACACGCCGTCGGGCGCAAGCGGGCGCTTCCTCATCAACGGCCGCCCGGCGGTGGCCGGCGCGCCCTTCGCGGACCCCTGCCCCACGGGCGTGCCGATGCGCAACTACCGCGCGGCGTACCTGCAGGTCGCCATCCAGAACATGAATCGCGCAGGCTGGCATGACCCGCAGGGCCGGCTGATGGTGCTCAACGAGGACGTGGCGGCCACCCAGGACGGCAAGCGCCCTCCGGAGCCGTTCTTCTTCCGCGCCGCTTCGAACGACTGCATCAACTTCTACGCCACCAACATCATCCCCGCGCACCTGAACCCGGATGACTTCCAGATCTACACGCCCACGGACATCATCGGGCAGCACATCCACCTGGTGAAGTTCGACGTGACGGCGTCCGACGGCGCCGGCAATGGGTGGAACTACGAGGACGGGACGCTGTCCGCGGACACGGTGGAGCACCGCATCCACCTGGCCAACGCGGCCGGCGGCGCCTTCGCGGTGGACGGCAACGTGGGCGAGACGGGCCCTCGGACGCTGCTCACCATCCCCGCCACGCACCCGCGCATCCCCCGCGCTCCGCCGACGGCGCAGACCACCGTGCAGCGCTGGTGGGCGGACCCGCTGGGCACCACCTCGACGGGCAAGCAGCACACGCTGGAGACTGTCTTCACGCACGACCACTTCGGCCCGTCGTCACACCAGCAGCACGGCTTCTACGGCGCGCTCATCGTCGAGGAGCCGGGCTCCAAGTGGAAGGACCCGAAGAGCGGCGTGTACTTCGGCTCGCGAGTGGCCGACGGTGGCCCCACCAGCTGGCGCGCGAACATCATCACCGCGAACCCCGCCAACAGCTTCCGTGAGTTCGCGCTCGCCTTCGCCGACTACGTCCCCTACTACGACGAGTGCGGCAAGCCGGTGAACCCTCCCAACTACAAGGAGGAGAAGCTGCCCATCGCCATCGGCTTCGGGAGCACGCCGATGCCGGAGGCCATCAGCGCCGCGGACCCGGGCGCGATGACGGTCAACTACTACAACGAGCCCATCCCCCTGCGCATCTCCCAGCGCTACAGCTGCAGCGACCGCGCGCAGTACACGGACTGGCGCGGAGACATGGCCAACGTCTTCCGCTCGGACGTGCACGGCGACCCGTACACGCCGCTGCTGGAGGGCTACGTGGGCGACAAGGTCCGCATCCGCCTCATCCAGGGCTCGGAGGAGGAGCAGCACTCGTTCAGCCTCCACGGCAACAAGTGGCTCAAGGAGATGTACGACCCGCACAGCGGCTTCTACAACGGCCAGGCCATTGGCATCTCCGAGCACTTCGAGTTCGACCTCAGCGCCGGCATGCCGCAAATCGTCGGCCCGTACGAGACCGCCGACTACATGTACATGAGCGCGTCCAACGGTGACCTGTGGAACGGCATGTGGGGCATCATGCGGACGTACAAGCGGAAGCAGATTGGCACGCGCTCGCTGGCGGACGTGGCGCTGCTCGCCGCGGACAAGCGGCCGAAGCTCCAGCCTCCGGACGCCCAGGCGCGTGAGCTGACGGCCTATCCCCCCGTGCTGCTGGAGGAGCTGCCGGCCGAGGCCGGCCTGGAGCAGCTGAGCGAGCAGGACGAGGTGGTGCAGAAGTCCTACGAGGTGGACGAGTCCGGCAAGGAGCTGGAGCCCCGCACCGTGGAGCACCTGATGGCCGACCGCGAGGCGATGATGAAGGTCGACGCCGACCTCGTCACCAAGTACGAGCTGGCGGGCTGGTTCGGCATCAAGCCCGTGCTGGTGGACTCGTGCCCCAAGGGCTCGCCGGTGCGCACGTACCGGGTCTCCGCCATCGACGCGAAGAACTGGCTGCCCAACAAGCGGCTCGTCTACAACGACGAGTACGCAATCTACGACCCGGACGCGATCATCTTCGCCCAGGACGCGCACCTGGTTCCGCTCCGGGACGGCAAGCGCAGGCCGGAGCCGCTCATCCTCCGGGCCCGCGCGGGCGAGTGCGTGCAGGTGTCGCTGACCAACCGGCTGCCCTCCACCCCGCTGCCGAAGACGGACATCTGGGCGCACCACTCCGCCATCACCGAGAACTTCAACGTCAACCAGGTGCGGATGTCGAACCGGGTGTCGCTGCATCCGCAGCTCGTCAGCTACGACGTGAACACGGATGACGGGGCCACCGTGGGCCTCAACGCGGTGCAGACGGTGGCACCGGGCAAGACGCGCGTGTACCGGTGGTACGCCGGCGAGTTCAAGAGCTCGCCCAAGGGGTCGCCATTCCCCCTGGGCAAGGTGACGGGCATGGAGTTCGGCATCGTCAACCTGCGCAACATGGCGGACGTCATCAATCACGGCATGCACGGCGCCATCGGCGCGCTCATCATCGAGCCGACGAACTCGGCCTGGACCACCGACTCCGGCACCGAGGCCCAGGCGCGGGTGACGTACACCCGGCCGGACGGCTCGCAGGAGACGTTCCGCGAGTTCGTCAACCTCTTCCAGGACGACCTCGGCCTGCAGAGCGACAACTCGAAGTTCTGGGACACCGACGGCCTGAACAGTGGCCGGTCGCTGCGGAACACGGCCGGCATCGACGACTCGCAGGACACGGGCCAGAAGGCGTTCAACTACCGCACCGAGCCGCTGTGGGCCCGGCTGGGAGTGCCGCCGCAGACGTCGCCCGAGGACATCAACAACTACGACCTGCGCGACATCCTCAGCTCCGCCGTGTACGGCGACCCGGCCACGCCCATCTTCACCGTGAATGCCGGTGAGCCGCTGCGCTGGCGGTTCGGCCACCCGAGCGGCCACTCGCGGCAGCACGCCATCTCCCTGCACGGCGCGGAGTGGCGGCGCAACCCGTGGGCGGCGGGCGCGCAGTCGCGCGTCATGGGGCCCAACGCGTCCTCGCCCATCATCGCCACCCAGGGCGGCGCGTCGGTGATGCAGTCCTACAACATCATCCCCGAGTACGGGGCCGGCGGCGCGTACGGCGTCAAGGGTGACTACCTGTACCGGGACCACGCCAGCTTCCTCTGGAGCGGCGGCGGTCTGTGGGGCGTGTACCGGGTGAAGTAG
- a CDS encoding YncE family protein, producing MRKHLILTASGLLSAGALAAGWLFLPRAPQPPAPAAPLPAITAPAVSVEREGVAVSFDLALAPRPLEAERGAPLQGTARFVLKDAKTGEPLQGRRPLGWLSLRAKDAAPLDDATCKERVKTYLGGLLSARAEVDLNAYWFLTLNHDHTLSVINPQIAFGRTKLHSLVSVGGAVADWALLRDRSAVYVTVPTSHSVSVVDTQRFLALRTIRVGRQPGRIAVAPDGRTAWVSNDGDGTVSVIDTASHAVVDTVEAGPGRHELAFSDEGRTAWLTSEEGDSLLAVDVASREVLGRVMIGAGAGTVAWSPVARAVFVAQTRTHEVLVVDPASREVSRRIPVKPGLEALRFDRTGRWAFLVHKDAGVVDIVDAARSQVAHSLTGFSAPDSVIFTDAFAYVRNTQEGRVSLVELRTLEGTGKPSIVHVTMGQKRPADARELGRSDAIAPLPEGNGVIVAGAADRALYLYQEGMMAPRGTHLNYGREPRAVLVLDRSLREVEPGVYTASGMVRENGTYDVQLLVDNPRAVVCTEWKVGGVPEDAALVKKLPLALTPEFDPKATFTAGSTVPLRFKLEPTAGTGAPSVQPEEIRVLMFKTPGTWQWRTEPRRTAEGQFEVDFAPPEPGQYKFVVGVESRGIDLGRLPTFTLGVLPSPAATASTEVP from the coding sequence ATGCGCAAGCACCTCATCCTCACCGCCTCCGGCCTGCTGTCCGCGGGCGCCCTGGCCGCCGGCTGGCTGTTCCTGCCCCGCGCGCCCCAGCCTCCAGCCCCCGCCGCTCCGCTCCCCGCCATCACCGCGCCCGCGGTGTCCGTGGAGCGCGAGGGCGTCGCCGTGTCCTTCGACCTGGCGCTCGCCCCGCGTCCCCTGGAGGCCGAGCGCGGCGCGCCGCTGCAGGGCACCGCGCGCTTCGTGCTGAAGGACGCGAAGACGGGCGAGCCCCTTCAAGGCCGCCGGCCGCTGGGCTGGCTGTCGCTGCGGGCGAAGGACGCAGCGCCCCTGGACGACGCCACGTGCAAGGAGCGCGTGAAGACGTACCTGGGCGGGCTGCTGTCCGCGCGGGCGGAGGTGGACCTCAACGCCTACTGGTTCCTCACCCTCAACCACGACCACACGCTGTCCGTCATCAACCCGCAGATTGCCTTCGGCCGCACCAAGCTGCACAGCCTGGTGTCGGTGGGCGGCGCGGTGGCGGACTGGGCGCTGCTGAGAGACCGCTCGGCGGTGTACGTGACGGTGCCCACCAGCCACAGCGTGTCCGTGGTGGACACGCAGCGCTTCCTCGCCCTGCGCACCATTCGCGTGGGACGGCAGCCGGGCCGCATCGCGGTGGCTCCGGACGGCCGCACCGCCTGGGTGAGCAACGACGGCGACGGCACGGTCAGCGTCATCGACACCGCGTCGCACGCCGTGGTGGACACGGTGGAGGCGGGCCCCGGACGGCACGAGCTGGCCTTCTCCGATGAGGGCCGCACCGCGTGGCTCACCAGCGAGGAAGGTGACTCGCTCCTCGCCGTGGACGTGGCCTCTCGCGAGGTGCTGGGCCGGGTGATGATTGGCGCGGGCGCGGGCACGGTGGCCTGGAGCCCGGTGGCTCGCGCCGTCTTCGTGGCGCAGACACGGACCCACGAGGTGCTGGTGGTGGACCCGGCGAGCCGCGAGGTGTCGCGCCGCATCCCCGTGAAGCCGGGCCTGGAGGCCCTGCGCTTCGACCGCACCGGCCGCTGGGCCTTCCTGGTGCACAAGGACGCGGGCGTGGTGGACATCGTGGACGCGGCACGCAGCCAGGTTGCGCACTCGCTCACCGGCTTCTCCGCGCCGGACTCCGTCATCTTCACGGACGCCTTCGCCTACGTGCGCAACACGCAGGAGGGCCGCGTGTCCCTGGTGGAGCTGCGGACGCTGGAGGGCACCGGCAAGCCGTCCATCGTCCACGTCACCATGGGGCAGAAGCGGCCGGCGGACGCGCGCGAGCTGGGCCGCTCGGACGCCATCGCCCCGCTGCCGGAAGGCAATGGCGTCATCGTCGCCGGTGCCGCGGACCGCGCCCTCTACCTCTACCAGGAGGGCATGATGGCCCCGCGCGGCACCCACCTGAACTACGGCCGCGAGCCCCGCGCGGTGCTGGTGCTGGACCGCTCGCTGCGCGAGGTGGAGCCCGGCGTCTACACGGCCTCGGGCATGGTGCGGGAGAACGGCACCTACGACGTCCAGCTCCTCGTGGACAACCCGCGCGCGGTGGTCTGCACGGAGTGGAAGGTGGGCGGCGTTCCCGAGGACGCGGCGCTCGTCAAGAAGCTGCCGCTGGCGCTCACGCCGGAGTTCGACCCGAAGGCGACCTTCACCGCCGGCTCCACGGTGCCCCTGCGCTTCAAGCTGGAGCCCACCGCGGGCACCGGTGCCCCCTCGGTGCAGCCGGAAGAGATTCGCGTGCTGATGTTCAAGACGCCGGGCACGTGGCAGTGGCGCACGGAGCCGCGCCGCACCGCCGAGGGCCAGTTCGAGGTGGACTTCGCGCCGCCAGAGCCCGGCCAGTACAAGTTCGTCGTGGGCGTGGAGAGCCGGGGCATCGACCTGGGCCGCCTGCCCACCTTCACCCTGGGCGTGCTGCCGTCTCCCGCCGCCACCGCTTCCACCGAGGTCCCCTGA
- a CDS encoding lamin tail domain-containing protein — protein MTWSFRQLLAPLSALLLLVTACGDDPECGNGIVEAGEQCDDGNTANGDTCPSNCQPAPETDAGSPVCGNGRLEGTERCDDGNRASGDGCENDCTVTPELQIDSGVTDSGVSTDVDGGADAGDGTDAGSDTDAGSETDAGSDTDAGTETDAGSDTDAGTGTDAGSDTDAGTGTDAGSDTDAGTGTDAGSDTDAGSGTDAGSDVDAGTDAGSDVDAGMDAGSDLDAGPAPDAGSDAGTATDAGTGTDAGTDAGTATDAGTTQVALADFGPTGTFARSGFSGPTFPDALRVTLKEPAPVEVWVEMRSSSPAVVVEDTNLVRIPAGATSATVLVSADLAADPGVTKAVLTATLGNVSREATVRVIAVDEPVSLSMLTPESAVVAGGRTHTFTVVLDVPPAVDTEVQLAVQPASLGTAPVRVTVPANTLSAKFDFTAGSTAGQGQVSATLGARTAVSSVQVTGVGANHIVISEFAVRGSATGPAGDNDEFIELYNPTASTVDLGGWQVQYKSSTGPDYLSFSLPPDASIAPGSYYLVVSDAYPASAPVQGDASWEGLFHLSASATGGGHVRVGPPDLGTKPEDPLAVDTVGYGTANRPEGTAIQGYPPNGGSFERKANVDSTAASMQTGSDALKGNGHDSNVNAADIILRTTRQPQNASSPVEP, from the coding sequence ATGACCTGGTCCTTCCGGCAGCTGCTGGCGCCGCTCTCGGCGTTGCTCCTCCTTGTCACCGCCTGCGGCGATGATCCTGAGTGTGGGAACGGCATCGTCGAGGCCGGCGAGCAGTGCGACGACGGCAACACCGCCAACGGTGATACCTGCCCGAGCAACTGCCAGCCCGCTCCTGAGACAGATGCCGGCAGCCCTGTCTGTGGAAATGGCCGGTTGGAGGGGACCGAGCGTTGCGACGACGGCAACCGCGCCTCCGGCGACGGTTGCGAGAATGACTGCACCGTCACGCCCGAGCTGCAGATTGATTCCGGTGTGACGGACTCAGGTGTGTCGACGGACGTGGATGGCGGCGCGGATGCGGGCGACGGCACCGACGCGGGCAGCGACACGGATGCCGGTTCGGAGACGGACGCGGGTTCCGACACGGATGCGGGCACGGAGACTGATGCCGGCTCTGACACGGATGCGGGCACGGGAACTGATGCCGGCTCCGACACCGATGCGGGCACGGGGACTGACGCCGGCTCCGACACGGATGCGGGCACGGGGACTGACGCCGGCTCCGACACCGATGCTGGCAGTGGCACAGACGCGGGCAGCGATGTCGACGCGGGCACGGATGCTGGCTCCGACGTGGATGCTGGCATGGACGCGGGTTCCGACCTCGACGCGGGCCCGGCTCCGGACGCTGGCTCCGATGCAGGCACCGCCACCGACGCTGGCACGGGCACCGACGCGGGCACGGATGCAGGCACCGCCACCGACGCGGGCACCACGCAGGTGGCGCTGGCCGACTTCGGTCCGACGGGCACCTTCGCGCGCTCGGGCTTCAGCGGCCCGACGTTCCCGGATGCGCTCCGGGTGACGCTGAAGGAGCCCGCGCCCGTGGAGGTGTGGGTGGAGATGAGGTCCTCCAGCCCGGCCGTCGTGGTGGAAGACACCAACCTGGTGCGAATCCCCGCCGGCGCCACCTCCGCCACCGTACTGGTGAGCGCGGACCTGGCGGCGGACCCGGGGGTGACGAAGGCCGTGCTGACGGCCACCCTCGGGAACGTCTCGCGCGAGGCCACCGTGCGGGTCATCGCCGTGGACGAGCCGGTGTCGCTGTCCATGCTGACGCCCGAGTCGGCGGTGGTGGCGGGCGGCAGGACGCACACCTTCACCGTGGTGCTCGACGTGCCCCCGGCGGTGGATACGGAGGTCCAGCTCGCGGTGCAGCCCGCGTCGCTCGGCACCGCGCCGGTGCGCGTGACGGTGCCCGCCAACACGCTCTCCGCCAAGTTCGACTTCACCGCGGGCTCCACGGCCGGCCAGGGCCAGGTGTCCGCGACGCTGGGCGCCCGGACGGCGGTCTCCTCCGTCCAGGTGACGGGCGTCGGCGCGAACCACATCGTCATCAGCGAGTTCGCCGTGCGCGGCAGCGCGACTGGCCCGGCGGGCGACAACGACGAGTTCATCGAGCTCTACAACCCCACCGCCAGCACGGTGGACCTCGGTGGCTGGCAGGTGCAGTACAAGAGCTCCACGGGGCCGGACTACCTGAGCTTCAGCCTGCCCCCGGACGCGAGCATCGCGCCGGGGAGCTACTACCTGGTGGTCTCCGACGCGTATCCCGCGAGCGCCCCCGTCCAGGGAGACGCGAGCTGGGAAGGGCTCTTCCACCTGTCCGCCAGCGCCACGGGTGGCGGCCACGTGCGCGTGGGCCCGCCCGACCTGGGGACGAAGCCCGAGGACCCGCTGGCGGTGGACACGGTGGGTTATGGCACCGCCAACCGGCCGGAGGGCACCGCCATCCAGGGCTACCCGCCCAACGGCGGCAGCTTCGAGCGCAAGGCCAACGTCGACTCCACCGCCGCCAGCATGCAGACGGGCTCGGACGCGCTGAAGGGCAACGGGCACGACTCCAACGTCAACGCCGCGGACATCATCCTGAGGACGACGCGCCAGCCGCAGAACGCGTCCAGCCCGGTCGAGCCCTAG
- a CDS encoding exodeoxyribonuclease III, which yields MRVVSWNVNGLRSVHRKGFLPWLAGARAQVVAVQEVRARQDQLPDEVRAPARWKTHFVSADRPGYSGVGLFCRLEPDDVVTRLGVSELDVEGRLQIARFGKLTVVNGYFPNGNGKDRDLSRIPYKLTFYRRLFERLEKPLRDGGRVLVVGDFNTAHQDLDLARPRENRETSGFRPEEREEFDRWIRAGWVDTFRHFNKAGGHYSWWSQRFGVREKNIGWRIDYVLATPAAMAYVRKAGIHPDVLGSDHCPVSVDLDPAVR from the coding sequence GTGCGAGTCGTCTCTTGGAACGTCAACGGTCTGCGTTCGGTGCACCGCAAGGGCTTCCTGCCGTGGCTGGCGGGGGCCCGGGCGCAGGTGGTCGCCGTGCAGGAGGTGCGTGCGCGGCAGGACCAGCTCCCCGACGAGGTCCGGGCTCCGGCGCGCTGGAAGACCCACTTCGTTTCGGCGGACCGCCCCGGCTACAGCGGGGTGGGCCTGTTCTGCCGGCTGGAGCCGGACGACGTGGTGACGCGGCTGGGCGTCAGTGAGCTGGACGTGGAGGGGCGGCTGCAGATTGCCCGCTTCGGGAAGCTCACCGTGGTGAATGGCTACTTCCCCAACGGGAATGGGAAGGACCGGGACCTCAGCCGCATCCCCTACAAGCTGACGTTCTACCGGCGCCTCTTCGAGCGGCTGGAGAAGCCGCTGCGGGACGGGGGCCGGGTGCTGGTGGTGGGGGACTTCAACACAGCGCATCAAGACCTCGACCTGGCCCGGCCCCGGGAGAACCGCGAGACGAGCGGCTTCCGGCCGGAGGAGCGCGAGGAGTTCGACCGGTGGATTCGGGCCGGCTGGGTGGACACCTTCCGCCACTTCAACAAGGCGGGTGGGCACTACTCCTGGTGGAGCCAGCGCTTCGGGGTGCGGGAGAAGAACATCGGCTGGAGGATTGACTACGTGCTGGCCACGCCGGCGGCCATGGCATACGTGCGGAAGGCCGGAATCCACCCGGATGTGCTGGGCTCGGACCATTGCCCGGTGAGTGTGGACCTGGACCCGGCGGTCCGCTGA